The window ttaattataataaatattaattatagataaattacgtattaacgcgtgcaatacataatttacgtattttttatttccaatcaataatttatatatacgttttttctatccagtcaatacataatttacgtataattaaatttacgttctaaaaggtaaataaatataatttaccaaataaaaattaattggacacttcaatacgtattttttattttttatttccaatcaatacataatttatctataataaatatttattataattaaaaaaataaataaataaacccgttttccctaaaggaaaacgggtagcccaCCCGTTTTTACCTaagcctacccgttttgcctaggtaaaaTAGGGTAGTTCATGctaccggtccatggaccggaccgtatgggctatccgtttagagcaaattcaaccaaaaacaaatttctttttaagttcaattcgttaaatttcagattattggtaaatacgaaacttagatgttcaattatttttccttgttttggaggcatgatttttcttcgttttgttcttcgcggttgagagaatttcacttttttgaatgaaaaatgaaaagggcaaaaatgtcaaacaggaggcgacggTAAGTAAAATAGGGGCGACAAATAGCAATCCACTTTTAATattgattttgaaattataaGTTAAGGGGTCAAATAAATGTTCTCTCTGGAAAAAAGGAGTATTTCTTACAAGTCTAAAAttgagtgttttttttttttttttttttttttttgtgggggACAAAGAAAAGTCTAAAATTGAGTTCTATCCAACaaattaagggttaattaaTATAAATGTAATCAACTCATTCGATCATCATCGGAGCTGGACCATTTGAAAAAATTCCCCATCTATAAACACTGAACAGAGTAGAAACTTGCAGACAGATTCTTCAATTTACGTTTGATGCGTCCCTCTTATTGATTCCGCTTCCAACAGGTAAAATATCTTCAATTCAAACATCCTTTTTTTGCTATGGCGATCACTGATCTGCTTGGGTTTTGCTGTTTAACTTGATTTCCCTCGGAATTTAGAGCCGAGAGTCAATAGATTTGATTTTTCTTGCCTAAATTGAGCTTCTTATTGATTTGATGACTGAGAATTGAAATTTACGATTACTTACTGTTTTCAGCCAAACTATAGAAATGGGTGGTCATTTTTGTGGAAGATCTAGGGACATCTGTATTAGATTGGAATTGCTGTTTTTCTTTAATGCCATCGACGATTTTAGGGAATTTATTTGGAGAAAATACTGAGATGTTCTGCAATCTGAAACCATGAGTACATGGATTGATGGGATGATTTTAGGAAAGTCAAATCACTTCATATTTTGAAGAAACAAGGTACAACTTTAGCTGTTTGGTTATTGGGAGCGAATAGATTTAGACTCCACCTATAAAACTGTGCAATGTAAGCACTGAGGTTTGTggtgtcggagattaatataagagcTATAATTGGGCTTTACCTATAGTTTAAACTTTTTTCAATCGGTTCTTGGATCAAACGGTCGaggttcaatcggttccatgacttATAGACATGAAACCAAATTAAAGGGAAACAGGTTTCTGTTATCATCTGCCGTTAATGGAGTCTATATTACTAGCATTGCGCGGTTTACTTAAATCTTGCCAATAATCATAGagctaattttgtattttttccatATTTTGTTACTTGATCATCTTCTGGACCGGTAaatgttgttgtcgtgtgaccgagaggtcatgggttcgagtcttagagCGGCTCATTGCCAAAAAAATTAGctggggaaggcttgcccccaatacacccttgtggtgggatccCTCCCCGAACCCTCGCTTAccgggacgcgtagtgcaccagACTGCCTTTATCGTCTTCCGGAAACCAAATTAAATATGGATTTAGTTTCCTTGAACTAATGTGCTTATCTGCTTTCTCTTTAATAAACTGAGATGGCTGCATTTTTTTCTGGTTTCTTCAGCTTTTTCCAAGTCCATAGTTGGAATTGTTTGCCAGGGAGGTTTTTCTTTGTAATGGGATCTATTTTGAGCTTGGCTAGTACCAGATATAGGGCAAACCAATTTGATGAGGTCTTATACAATAATTCCAGCTTCAAGAGGCAAAAGACATCCTTGAGTTCTTATGACGAAAGCCCGAGATTGATTCCAAGTCTTCCTGATGAGTTATCAATCCAGATTCTTGCTAAAGTACCGAGAATTTGCTACTTTAATCTCAGATTGGTGTCACAAAAATGGAAGCAAACAATTATGAGCCATGAGCTGTTTCAATTAAGAAAAGAACTCGGATCGACCGAGGAGTGGCTTTATGTATTGACTAAAGCCGATGAGGAACTTACATGGCATGCTTTGGATCCTTTGTCCCGAAAATGGCAGAGGTTGCCTCCAATCCCCAATGTAAATGCAGAAGAATCTAAGATCAGTTCTTCTGGGATTCGGTTGTGGAACATCTTGGCGCCACACTTAAAAATTCCGGAGGTTATAAGGAGCTGGTTTGGGCAAAAGCAACCGTTTGATCAAATGCCATTTTGTGGTTGTGCAATTGGTGCTGTTGACGGCTGCCTGTATGTGCTCGGTGGCTTTCTCCGTGCTTCCACCACGAGTTGTGTGTGTCGATATGATCCTGTCGTCAACAGATGGAATGAGATTGCTCCTATGTCTAAAGCACGAGCTTATAGCAAGACGAGCATTTTGAACAACAAGCTATATGTTGTTGGAGGAGTTAGTCAGTTCAGAGGCGGACTGTTACCTCTTCAG of the Euphorbia lathyris chromosome 7, ddEupLath1.1, whole genome shotgun sequence genome contains:
- the LOC136200792 gene encoding F-box/kelch-repeat protein At1g22040 encodes the protein MGSILSLASTRYRANQFDEVLYNNSSFKRQKTSLSSYDESPRLIPSLPDELSIQILAKVPRICYFNLRLVSQKWKQTIMSHELFQLRKELGSTEEWLYVLTKADEELTWHALDPLSRKWQRLPPIPNVNAEESKISSSGIRLWNILAPHLKIPEVIRSWFGQKQPFDQMPFCGCAIGAVDGCLYVLGGFLRASTTSCVCRYDPVVNRWNEIAPMSKARAYSKTSILNNKLYVVGGVSQFRGGLLPLQSAEVFDPCTSTWSEVPSMPFAKSQLLPNAFWSDMLKPIATGMTSYMGRLYVSQSLYSWPFFVDAGGEIYDPETNSWAEMPIGMAEGWPARQAGSKLSIVVDDELYSFDPSSSREYAKIKVYDQKEDAWKVAVGKVPVYDSTDSESPNLLASFHGKIHVIAKDSNHKVVVMQADVRDNLDSPRWSSVSDSGASSDEPFASIVEPEAVIWKVVACRDIRSAEIVSCQVVDV